The Coffea eugenioides isolate CCC68of chromosome 8, Ceug_1.0, whole genome shotgun sequence genome has a segment encoding these proteins:
- the LOC113779936 gene encoding probable carotenoid cleavage dioxygenase 4, chloroplastic, translating to MDAFSSSFLSRLSQNPKLSTSLITSSSTNIALLHVSAVRIEDRPQTTINANPTTTTTTAPPSSKPLRKEIPTKYTPAKSTPPKTQSPQRQKPSRKLVEPSLPTVFFNAVDDFINTFIDPPTRRSVDPKYFLSNNFAPVDELPPTECEVVEGSLPPCLDGAYFRNGPNPQFLPRGPYHLFDGDGMIHSIKISQGRATLCSRYVKTYKYMIERDLGSTVMPNVFSGFNGLTPSAARVALAAARILTGQFNLAKGFGLANTSLALFGGKLFALGESDLPYTVKLTQNGDLLTIGRHDFDGKLIVSMTAHPKIDPETGEAFAFRYGPMPPFLNFFRIKPDGTKEPDIPIFSMTRPSFLHDFAITKKYAIFPDIQIGMNPLFMIAGGSPVGSDPGKVPRLGVIPRYAMDEAEMKWFDVPGLNFIHAINAWDEDDGDSIVVVAPNILSVEHTLERMDLIHASVEKIKIDLKTGMVWRHPISTRNLDFAVINPAYVGKKNKYVYAAVGDPMPKVSGLVKLDVSVSEDDRRDCIVASRLYGPGCLGGEPFFVAKEPNNPNTDEDDGYVVSYVHDENTGESRFLVMDAKSPNLEIVAAVKLPQRVPYGFHGLFVSENDLNKL from the exons ATGGATGCTTTCTCTTCCTCTTTCCTATCTCGACTATCCCAAAATCCCAAACTTTCAACTTCTCTAATCACTTCTTCATCAACAAACATTGCTTTATTACACGTTTCAGCTGTTAGAATTGAAGATAGGCCTCAAACTACAATCAATGCCAatcccaccaccaccaccaccacagcACCACCATCATCTAAGCCCCTTAGAAAAGAAATCCCAACAAAATATACGCCTGCAAAATCCACACCACCAAAAACGCAATCACCACAACGGCAAAAGCCTTCAAGAAAGCTAGTAGAACCATCATTGCCCACTGTCTTCTTTAATGCAGTTGATGACTTCATAAACACTTTTATTGATCCTCCAACTCGCCGTTCTGTTGATCCCAAATATTTCCTGTCGAACAACTTTGCACCGGTTGATGAACTCCCTCCGACCGAATGTGAGGTGGTTGAAGGCTCCCTTCCACCGTGCCTCGACGGTGCCTACTTCCGCAACGGCCCAAACCCTCAATTCCTCCCGCGCGGGCCATACCACTTGTTCGACGGCGATGGAATGATACACTCCATCAAAATCTCCCAAGGAAGAGCCACACTCTGTAGCCGGTACGTGAAAACTTACAAGTACATGATCGAGCGGGACTTGGGCTCTACTGTGATGCCCAACGTGTTCTCCGGCTTCAACGGCCTAACACCCTCTGCTGCCAGGGTTGCCCTGGCTGCTGCCCGAATTTTAACCGGCCaattcaacctagccaagggcTTCGGCCTGGCCAACACTAGCTTGGCTCTGTTCGGTGGGAAACTGTTCGCTTTAGGCGAATCAGACCTTCCTTATACAGTAAAATTAACACAAAATGGAGATTTGCTAACCATAGGCCGTCATGACTTTGATGGTAAGCTTATTGTGAGCATGACTGCACACCCCAAAATCGACCCTGAAACAGGTGAAGCATTCGCATTCAGGTACGGGCCAATGCCTCCATTTCTAAACTTCTTCAGAATCAAACCTGATGGTACGAAAGAACCCGACATCCCGATTTTCTCCATGACGCGTCCTTCATTTCTTCATGATTTTGCTATCACCAAGAAATACGCCATCTTTCCTGACATACAAATTGGTATGAACCCTCTTTTTATGATTGCTGGAGGATCTCCAGTGGGTTCAGATCCTGGAAAAGTACCACGACTCGGGGTTATTCCGAGGTATGCTATGGATGAGGCTGAGATGAAGTGGTTTGATGTCCCAGGACTCAATTTTATTCATGCAATCAATGCTTGGGATGAAGACGATGGAGATAGTATTGTTGTTGTGGCACCTAATATTTTGTCTGTCGAGCATACCTTGGAGCGGATGGATTTGATTCATGCATCCGTGGAGAAAATCAAGATTGATCTTAAGACAGGAATGGTATGGAGGCATCCAATTTCAACCAGGAATTTGGATTTTGCAGTCATAAATCCGGCTTATGTTGGCAAGAAGAACAA gTATGTGTATGCAGCAGTTGGAGACCCTATGCCAAAGGTATCAGGATTGGTGAAGCTAGACGTATCAGTGTCCGAAGACGACCGCCGCGACTGCATCGTTGCTAGCCGGCTGTATGGACCAGGGTGCTTAGGAGGCGAACCATTTTTCGTTGCAAAAGAGCCTAACAACCCCAATACAGATGAAGATGATGGTTATGTGGTGTCCTATGTCCATGATGAAAACACAGGAGAGTCCAGATTCTTGGTTATGGATGCCAAATCACCTAATCTTGAAATTGTGGCTGCTGTCAAGTTGCCGCAAAGGGTGCCTTATGGCTTTCATGGCCTCTTTGTCAGTGAAAATGACCTCAACAAGTTATGA